One region of Lytechinus pictus isolate F3 Inbred chromosome 8, Lp3.0, whole genome shotgun sequence genomic DNA includes:
- the LOC129266261 gene encoding GA-binding protein alpha chain-like — protein MKRAEEEMESESDSGKNKNKKAKVDVINISSQNVITQMMDIALPLSNLKKMLGQRLQCKLDEHEIYLQNTATLIEDKSLLEQGISAEGVVQFSVQVISNQGVKPRLNIVDIVKPIIETVEVPMIAEVPVESMDDDSLKLVEGAVGDEVEEEQVTRWIVCSNYRDEQDKFNIPYDPQLWTEDQTLHWLLWAAGEFATESADHVKNIIMTGNKMCCLTKKEFCDLFPKESADLFWTHLELMRSTVDQCGSTSMAIAAEESVTETVNGSLPAKTPASKRPRAVSRSSSTDDKFSPGNRTGNNGQIQLWQFLLELLTDKDAMDCISWVGADGEFRLNDPERVAQKWGERKNKPSMNYEKLSRALRYYYDGDMIAKVHGQRFVYKFVCDLRSLMGYSAAELNKLVNECRQTKLSHASSDDLVQNIVTISTA, from the exons ATGAAGAGAGCTGAAGAGGAAATGGAGAGTGAATCGGACTCTGGgaaaaacaagaacaagaaggCAAAGGTGGATGTTATCAA CATATCCTCTCAGAATGTGATAACCCAGATGATGGACATTGCCCTCCCGTTATCCAATCTAAAGAAAATGCTGGGACAGAGACTACAGTGTAAACTAGATGAACATGAAATATACCTTCAAAACACAGCTACT CTGATTGAGGATAAGAGTTTGTTGGAGCAAGGTATCTCAGCCGAGGGAGTGGTCCAGTTTAGTGTTCAGGTCATTTCTAATCAGG GAGTGAAGCCTCGGTTAAACATCGTTGACATTGTGAAACCAATCATTGAAACTGTGGAGGTACCCATGATTGCAGaag TACCAGTCGAGAGCATGGATGATGACAGCCTGAAGCTGGTAGAGGGCGCTGTAGGGGACGAAGTAGAAGAAGAACAGGTGACGAGATGGATCGTTTGCAGTAACTATAGAGATGAACAGGATAAGTTCAATATCCCTTATG ATCCACAACTATGGACTGAAGACCAAACATTACACTGGTTATTATGGGCAGCAGGAGAGTTCGCTACCGAATCTGCAGATCATGTTAAAAACATCATCATGACGGGGAATAAGATGTGCTGTCTTACGAAGAAAGAATTCTGCGATCTGTTCCCCAAAGAATCTGCCGATCTGTTCTGGACTCATCTAGAGCTTATGAGGAGTA CTGTTGATCAGTGTGGATCTACATCGATGGCTATTGCAGCGGAAG AATCTGTCACTGAAACGGTAAACGGTTCCCTTCCTGCCAAAACACCCGCATCAAAGCGCCCTCGTGCGGTATCGAGAAGTAGCAGTACAGACGACAAATTCTCACCTGGAAACAGGACAG GTAACAATGGTCAGATTCAGCTGTGGCAGTTCTTATTAGAGCTGTTGACAGACAAGGACGCCATGGATTGCATCTCATGGGTTGGGGCCGACGGGGAGTTCAGACTCAACGATCCGGAGCGTGTCGCTCAGAAGTGGGGAGAGAGGAAGAACAAACCGTCCATGAACTATGAGAAGCTCAGCAGAGCattaag ATATTACTACGATGGTGACATGATAGCCAAGGTCCATGGTCAGAGGTTTGTCTACAAATTTGTCTGTGATCTTAGGAGCCTTATGGGATACTCGGCAGCAGAACTCAATAAACTAGTCAACGAATGTCGACAAACTAAGTTAAGTCATGCCAGCAGTGATGACCTGGTGCAAAACATTGTTACGATATCAACTGCATAG